In a single window of the Gossypium hirsutum isolate 1008001.06 chromosome D02, Gossypium_hirsutum_v2.1, whole genome shotgun sequence genome:
- the LOC121214825 gene encoding transcription factor bHLH143, whose translation MVKTNNSWVFPQHSSRQLPELSCMSASLEPRQPECLPACINPSSHMLSASVSKLGSLVPGMNYGTHVLPAKIAMPGSADISVLKTEQKYQPHGLLQQLYPSFPTSLPCRGSFLNEQQFKIANGHTGRAAANFVSGSLQKGLIIFDHSGSQTRLICGSFRSPHQHAATAITELASSLDIHEGVQAVKTNSLIPTPPALQKEYDESHLGVEGSEMREDTEELNALLYSDEEEEDFGVGDDDCDDDEVMSTAHSPIGIKRSYQNQDHDYDVIEQVASSDGPNKRQKLLNGGHKQLIMVDGACSVKLEGSHEYDSNAESSYRGEILHTEQSMKDKIHLTLKILESIIPGTKGKDPLLVLDESVDYLKSLKLEAETLGVNHF comes from the coding sequence ATGGTTAAGACCAATAATTCTTGGGTTTTCCCACAGCATTCTTCTCGGCAACTGCCCGAGTTAAGTTGCATGAGTGCATCGTTAGAGCCCAGGCAGCCAGAATGCTTGCCTGCATGTATAAATCCTAGCAGTCACATGCTTTCTGCGAGTGTGTCAAAATTGGGGTCTTTGGTTCCCGGTATGAATTACGGCACTCATGTGCTTCCTGCAAAAATTGCAATGCCAGGGTCCGCAGATATTTCTGTCTTAAAAACGGAACAAAAGTATCAACCTCATGGGTTGCTTCAGCAGTTATACCCGAGTTTCCCTACTTCGTTGCCCTGTCGAGGTTCATTTCTCAATGAGCAGCAATTCAAGATTGCTAATGGGCACACTGGCAGGGCTGCAGCTAATTTTGTGTCTGGCTCCTTGCAGAAAGGGCTGATAATTTTTGATCATTCAGGGAGTCAGACAAGGTTAATTTGTGGCTCTTTCCGATCACCGCATCAGCATGCGGCAACTGCCATTACTGAGCTAGCTTCATCTCTTGATATCCATGAAGGGGTGCAAGCAGTTAAGACAAATAGTCTTATTCCGACACCACCAGCTTTACAGAAGGAATATGATGAGAGCCATTTGGGGGTTGAAGGGAGTGAGATGCGTGAAGACACTGAAGAACTTAATGCTTTGCTTTACTCtgatgaagaggaggaggatTTTGGTGTCGGTGATGATGATTGTGATGATGATGAAGTAATGAGCACCGCTCACTCTCCAATTGGAATTAAGCGAAGCTATCAGAATCAAGACCATGATTATGATGTAATTGAGCAAGTTGCTAGTTCTGATGGTCCAAACAAAAGGCAAAAACTACTGAATGGTGGGCATAAGCAATTGATAATGGTGGATGGCGCTTGTTCAGTGAAATTGGAAGGCTCTCACGAGTATGACAGCAATGCAGAATCAAGCTACCGAGGGGAGATTTTACATACTGAACAGTCGATGAAGGATAAGATTCACTTGACACTAAAAATCCTTGAGAGCATAATACCTGGTACAAAAGGAAAGGACCCATTACTGGTCCTTGATGAATCTGTAGATTACTTGAAGTCTTTAAAGCTCGAAGCCGAGACTTTAGGAGTGAACCACTTCTAG
- the LOC107907728 gene encoding mitochondrial uncoupling protein 5, translating to MLQLITHHRVEHLIIEQPRRFPSHSFFQLQSLCCVYKSTLPALLSNTTHISSIFSLLLPCFSPIATMGLKGFVEGGIASIVAGASTHPLDLIKVRMQLQGESHLPNPSLQLYRPALAVNSAAVGNVSISQPRVGPISIGVRIIQLEGVAALFSGVSATMLRQTLYSTTRMGLYEIIKNKWTDKETGNLPLTSKILAGLIAGGVGAAVGNPADVAMVRMQADGRLPIDQRRNYKSVIDALSQMTKQEGVGSLWRGSALTVNRAMIVTASQLATYDQAKETILEKGVMGDGIGTHVTASFAAGFVAAVASNPIDVIKTRVMNMKVAPGAEPPYSGALDCALKTVRAEGPMALYKGFIPTISRQGPFTVVLFVTLEQVRKLLKDF from the coding sequence ATGCTTCAATTAATAACGCACCACCGCGTTGAACATTTAATAATTGAACAACCAAGAAGGTTTCCATCACATTCCTTCTTCCAACTTCAATCCCTTTGTTGTGTATATAAATCTACTCTCCCTGCACTTCTTTCCAACACAACACACATTTCTTCCATTTTCTCTCTTTTACTTCCTTGCTTTTCTCCAATTGCAACCATGGGTTTGAAAGGTTTCGTTGAGGGAGGCATTGCATCTATCGTCGCCGGCGCTTCAACTCATCCTCTCGACCTTATCAAGGTCCGTATGCAACTTCAAGGTGAATCCCATCTCCCTAATCCTTCCCTTCAACTTTATCGTCCGGCACTTGCCGTCAACTCTGCTGCCGTTGGGAATGTTTCGATCTCGCAACCTCGTGTTGGTCCCATTTCTATCGGTGTCCGTATCATCCAATTGGAAGGTGTAGCGGCTCTTTTCTCCGGTGTCTCCGCCACGATGCTTCGACAAACGTTGTATTCTACTACCCGTATGGGActttatgaaattataaagaaCAAATGGACTGACAAGGAAACTGGGAATTTGCCACTTACGAGCAAGATATTGGCTGGACTTATTGCCGGGGGTGTCGGCGCCGCCGTTGGCAACCCCGCTGACGTAGCAATGGTGCGAATGCAAGCTGATGGGCGACTCCCTATTGATCAGCGACGCAATTACAAGAGTGTAATCGATGCATTGAGTCAAATGACAAAACAAGAAGGTGTGGGTAGCTTGTGGCGCGGCTCAGCTCTCACGGTGAATCGCGCAATGATCGTCACGGCATCGCAGCTCGCGACGTACGATCAAGCCAAGGAGACGATACTGGAAAAAGGAGTGATGGGTGATGGGATCGGAACCCACGTAACGGCCAGCTTCGCGGCGGGGTTCGTGGCGGCAGTGGCGTCCAACCCCATTGACGTGATCAAGACGAGGGTGATGAACATGAAGGTGGCGCCTGGGGCGGAACCGCCGTACTCGGGTGCTTTGGATTGTGCATTGAAGACGGTAAGAGCGGAGGGGCCTATGGCATTGTACAAAGGCTTCATCCCCACAATTTCAAGGCAAGGACCGTTCACGGTGGTGCTGTTTGTGACATTGGAGCAAGTGAGGAAGCTGCTCAAAGATTTTTGA
- the LOC107908935 gene encoding peptidyl-prolyl cis-trans isomerase FKBP12, protein MGVEKQVIRPGTGPKPTPGQTVTVHCTGYGKNGDLSEKFWSTKDPGQQPFSFQIGKGSVIKGWDEGVMGMQVAEVARLRCSPDYAYGAGGFPAWGIQPNSVLEFEIEVLSLK, encoded by the exons ATGGGAGTAGAGAAGCAAGTCATCAGGCCTGGAACCGGTCCCAAACCCACCCCCGGTCAGACCGTCACCGTTCACTGCACTGGCTACG GGAAAAATGGAGATTTGTCTGAGAAATTCTGGAG CACAAAGGATCCAGGGCAGCAACCTTTCTCTTTCCAAATTGGCAAGGGCTCTGTTATAAAAG GATGGGATGAAGGTGTGATGGGAATGCAAGTGGCAGAAGTTGCTCGTCTTCGG TGCTCCCCAGACTATGCTTATGGTGCTGGTGGGTTTCCTGCATGGGGAATACAGCCAAACTCGGTTCTCGAATTCGAGATTGAAGTCCTAAGTTTGAAGTGA
- the LOC107908934 gene encoding uncharacterized protein: MEMGGGRSRPKPHSYNQLQSSRISLNPDTLLIIKLPDPRFLLVLSRSLFLATVIITLPCIRSFLKGPSSPVFNAMEFHQSSGCISLDYWNLLWGDFVNEGLIKKGQKALILNSFIESMDDVDDDDEGSMFINNGDIDLVIEPDFHRQSSLPNDEFDFVFVSGSIDSKFVDRLVKIGGIVAMQLGDEISTGYQKQSDYIIVYLKKYHSTIVAMKKLGSKNHLLDSSAKRKLFQLTTEAKKAALSGLEDVLFEPPRKAWAKSHSYLKKINFLPDLLGDSLENYPRRVFIDVGSSNDDDDKNIVMKWFEENYPKRNQEFEVYSIEATASIDVSDWLMMNVREEDYVVMKAEAEVVEKMIERKTIGLVDELFFECNNQWLRDEGVAVHQWWE; encoded by the exons ATGGAGATGGGAGGTGGTCGGTCTCGACCAAAACCCCATAGCTACAATCAGTTGCAGAGTTCAAGGATTTCGTTAAATCCAGACACTCTTTTGATTATTAAGCTACCTGATCCAAGGTTCTTACTTGTTCTGTCGCGTTCGCTGTTTTTAGCGACGGTGATTATCACTTTGCCTTGTATTAGGTCCTTCTTAAAAGGACCTTCAAGCCCAGTTTTTAATGCCATGGAGTTTCATCAAAGCTCTGGTTGTATCAGCTTGGATTACTGGAATTTGCTTTGGGGAGATTTTGTTAATGAGGGTCTTATAAAAAAAGGGCAAAAAGCTCTCATCTTGAACTCTTTCATTGAAAGCATGgatgatgttgatgatgatgatgaaggtTCCATGTTTATAAACAATGGTGACATTGATTTGGTGATTGAACCTGATTTTCATCGACAAAGTTCTTTACCAAATGACGAGTTTGATTTTGTTTTCGTGTCGGGTTCTATCGATTCCAAGTTTGTGGATCGTTTAGTGAAAATTGGTGGCATTGTTGCTATGCAATTAGGTGATGAAATCTCAACAGGTTATCAAAAACAATCTGATTATATAATTGTGTATCTTAAGAAATATCATTCCACCATTGTTGCAATGAAGAAGCTTGGTTCAAAGAACCATTTATTGGATTCTTCAGCTAAAAGGAAGCTTTTTCAGTTAACAACGGAAGCTAAAAAGGCAGCATTGAGTGGTTTGGAAGATGTTTTGTTTGAACCACCAAGAAAAGCATGGGCTAAATCACATTCTTACTTGAAGAAAATCAACTTTTTGCCAGATTTGTTAGGGGATTCTCTTGAAAATTACCCTCGTAGAGTGTTCATCGATGTGGGATCTTCCAACGATGATGATGATAAGAACATTGTGATGAAATGGTTTGAGGAAAACTACCCCAAAAGGAACCAAGAATTTGAGGTTTACAGCATCGAAGCAACTGCGAGCATCGACGTTTCAGATTGGTTGATGATGAATGTAAGAGAAGAAGATTACGTTGTAATGAAAGCAGAAGCTGAAGTGGTGGAGAAGATGATAGAAAGGAAAACAATTGGATTGGTGGATGAATTGTTCTTTGAGTGTAACAATCAATG GTTGAGGGATGAAGGAGTTGCAGTGCATCAATGGTGGGAATGA